The Fuerstiella sp. genome includes a window with the following:
- a CDS encoding DUF1080 domain-containing protein, with the protein MRGFTRRVFVLPVSLMLLAGFCQAFQPAGDADEADGFVRIFDGETFEHWEGDQDVFRIEDGAIVGGTLRRNIPHNFFLRYEDSCSDFELRLQFRLIGESTNAGIQVRSRRIPDHHEMVGYQADLGQTYWGCLYDESRRRRVLAGPDPDKLSKVLKLNDWNEYRIVCRGPRVRLWINDFQTVDYVERDKDISLVGDIALQIHGGPPGEAWYRNIRMRKL; encoded by the coding sequence ATGCGGGGATTTACACGGCGAGTCTTTGTTCTGCCGGTCTCGTTGATGTTACTGGCGGGATTCTGCCAGGCATTTCAGCCGGCTGGAGATGCTGACGAAGCAGATGGTTTTGTAAGAATTTTCGATGGTGAAACGTTCGAGCACTGGGAGGGTGACCAGGACGTGTTCCGAATTGAAGATGGAGCCATTGTTGGTGGGACGCTCAGGCGGAACATTCCCCACAATTTTTTCCTGCGGTATGAAGATTCCTGTTCTGATTTTGAGCTCAGATTGCAGTTCAGGTTGATCGGAGAGTCAACCAACGCGGGAATTCAGGTTCGCAGCAGACGTATTCCTGACCATCATGAAATGGTTGGTTATCAGGCCGACCTTGGGCAGACCTACTGGGGATGTCTGTACGACGAAAGTCGTCGTCGCAGAGTGCTTGCCGGGCCGGATCCGGACAAACTTTCCAAAGTTTTGAAGCTGAATGACTGGAACGAATATCGAATTGTCTGTCGTGGGCCGCGAGTCAGACTTTGGATCAACGATTTTCAGACGGTTGACTACGTCGAACGCGATAAAGACATTTCGCTGGTCGGCGACATTGCGTTACAAATTCATGGTGGACCGCCAGGCGAGGCTTGGTACCGAAACATTCGAATGCGAAAACTGTGA
- a CDS encoding ATP-binding cassette domain-containing protein, with the protein MNNKAPLPAIRLENVSCWFESQEVLRNLCISVHRGESLAIIGESGCGKSVTMKVMMQLLTSNSGRVLWFERDVNHLSSRDRQATRLQFGYLFQGAALFDSLNIFENVAFGLRENTSLTDDEIQDTVLQRLDDVGLNRDVTKKRPAELSGGMQKRVGLARALALDPQVMFYDEPTTGLDPLTSRRIDDLIDSVREHHSMSSVVVTHDMRTVERVADRVIMLAPCHRLQTAESQILFEGSVEELFRTTDPNISEFVHGSALEQSAGTPVSHESAAA; encoded by the coding sequence GTGAACAACAAAGCACCTCTGCCTGCCATTCGCCTGGAAAACGTTTCCTGTTGGTTCGAATCCCAAGAAGTATTGCGCAATCTGTGCATCTCGGTTCATCGTGGAGAATCACTGGCCATCATCGGCGAAAGTGGCTGTGGTAAAAGCGTGACAATGAAAGTCATGATGCAGCTGCTTACATCGAATTCCGGCAGAGTGCTCTGGTTCGAACGTGACGTTAACCACCTTTCGTCGAGAGACCGACAGGCAACGCGACTGCAGTTCGGCTATCTTTTCCAGGGCGCCGCACTGTTCGACAGTCTAAACATCTTCGAAAACGTGGCATTCGGGTTACGTGAAAACACATCCCTGACTGACGACGAAATTCAGGATACAGTTCTCCAACGTCTTGATGACGTGGGATTGAACCGTGACGTAACAAAAAAACGGCCGGCTGAATTATCAGGTGGAATGCAGAAGCGTGTTGGTCTGGCCCGTGCACTGGCACTTGATCCGCAGGTCATGTTCTATGACGAACCAACAACCGGACTGGATCCACTGACCAGCCGACGTATTGATGACCTGATTGATTCGGTCAGGGAACATCACAGCATGAGCAGCGTCGTGGTCACTCACGATATGAGAACCGTTGAGCGAGTCGCCGATCGTGTGATTATGCTGGCCCCGTGCCACCGTCTACAAACTGCCGAATCACAAATTCTGTTTGAGGGATCAGTAGAGGAATTGTTTCGAACCACAGATCCAAACATCTCTGAATTTGTTCACGGCAGTGCACTGGAACAGTCCGCAGGAACACCGGTCAGCCACGAATCTGCCGCGGCCTGA
- a CDS encoding CPXCG motif-containing cysteine-rich protein, which produces MMDNEASYICDACGEEIVIPIDPTEGSTQEYIEDCPVCCHACVIIVHLSDDGDANVSASSEQDRF; this is translated from the coding sequence ATGATGGACAATGAAGCCAGTTATATCTGCGATGCCTGTGGCGAAGAGATTGTGATTCCGATTGATCCCACTGAGGGGTCGACTCAGGAGTACATCGAAGATTGTCCCGTTTGCTGTCATGCCTGTGTCATCATCGTTCACCTTAGTGACGATGGTGATGCAAATGTTTCAGCGTCATCTGAACAGGACCGGTTCTGA
- the mog gene encoding molybdopterin adenylyltransferase: MSSHARIGIVTVSDRASRGEYEDRGGPAIRTYLTEVLSSVWEPVPRVISDERTRIEATLSELAADGCCLIITTGGTGPAPRDVTPESTEAVCDRMMPGFGELMRKVSLEKVATAILSRQTAGILGGSLIVNLPGQPKAIGECLDAVFPAIPYCIDLLGGPFIETNSDRIVAFRPKKK, from the coding sequence ATGTCCAGTCATGCACGCATCGGTATCGTTACAGTTTCTGACCGGGCCAGTCGAGGGGAGTACGAAGACCGGGGTGGTCCGGCCATTCGTACGTACCTGACGGAGGTGCTGTCGAGTGTCTGGGAGCCGGTGCCTCGTGTGATTTCCGACGAACGAACACGCATTGAGGCAACGCTCAGCGAATTGGCTGCTGACGGATGCTGTCTGATTATCACCACCGGTGGTACGGGGCCTGCTCCGCGAGATGTCACGCCTGAATCTACGGAAGCAGTGTGCGACAGGATGATGCCGGGCTTTGGAGAGCTGATGCGAAAAGTGTCGCTGGAGAAAGTTGCCACGGCTATTCTGTCGCGGCAGACTGCCGGTATTCTTGGAGGATCACTTATTGTTAATCTGCCAGGGCAGCCCAAAGCCATTGGCGAGTGTCTTGATGCGGTGTTTCCGGCGATTCCGTACTGCATTGACCTGCTTGGCGGTCCGTTCATCGAAACCAACTCCGACCGAATTGTCGCGTTTCGGCCGAAAAAGAAGTAA
- a CDS encoding cupin domain-containing protein codes for MKRTVIHRSSGLSTNVQQFGPYQIEALLTEQEEAAATVYRVYVESNQHTSTSYHSIAEEFYFVLSGSATAVLDGSSQPVKPGDFLRLPPGTRHAFVTGDDPLVMLDIHVPGCRPGRDTYFVEETDSEQQ; via the coding sequence ATGAAACGAACCGTGATCCATCGTTCCAGCGGCTTGTCAACAAACGTGCAGCAGTTCGGTCCGTATCAGATAGAGGCACTTCTAACAGAACAGGAAGAAGCTGCCGCTACGGTGTATCGGGTTTACGTGGAGTCAAATCAACATACGTCCACAAGTTATCACAGCATTGCAGAAGAATTTTATTTCGTCCTTTCGGGAAGTGCCACAGCGGTTCTTGACGGATCATCCCAGCCCGTGAAACCCGGCGATTTTTTGCGACTGCCGCCGGGGACCCGACATGCTTTTGTGACCGGGGATGATCCGCTGGTCATGCTGGACATCCATGTTCCCGGCTGCCGTCCGGGCAGAGACACTTACTTCGTTGAGGAAACCGACAGCGAACAGCAGTGA
- a CDS encoding dihydroxy-acid dehydratase → MAPNWNSVRLTRGWQKGVTAFYYALGMSEADFDKPQIGIGVPLLEGNTCNVHAYELAGEIQAGCKQAGMLAFPFGTPGVSDNISQGHEGGNASLPSRNLIANSAECVLTAHCYDGLIGLHCCDKNGPGFAMALARTNYPGLIVSGGSILPGCHNGQDISILDVYDSQSAVAVGAMDEKDADAILKAACPGPGGCGIAASFNTWGIAMEAIGLMLPSSSSIPAVDQGKRTECRRVGAAMLQLLKQNIRPRDILTSASFRNAAVSIAAAGGSTNGILHLLALAREADVDFTLRDLQPLLRDTPVLCSFAPRSSGTMYDLHKIGGTPVLLKHLLDSDLLDGSCLTVTGRTLEEDLAEVASPDSDQDLIVSRENCFKAYADMQVCFGNLAPHGMVFKVNNMDQPVFEGTAACFEDPRDIVKAVERGDIKPGTVVVLRYWGPVASGMPEVLVASNALTVPELDGRVAIITDTRVSGVSHGAIGIHCSPEAAVGGPIGCVENGDRIRYDLLNGTVDVLVDNDVLEARRSALPAWKPREPFRGYLADFSATVSQAHDGCVSNSAPGCRRR, encoded by the coding sequence ATGGCACCCAACTGGAACAGCGTCCGGCTGACACGCGGATGGCAAAAAGGCGTCACCGCTTTTTATTACGCGCTGGGGATGTCGGAAGCTGATTTCGACAAGCCACAAATCGGTATCGGGGTGCCGTTACTCGAAGGGAATACCTGTAACGTTCACGCCTACGAACTGGCCGGCGAGATTCAGGCGGGCTGTAAACAGGCCGGTATGCTGGCTTTCCCGTTCGGAACACCGGGCGTCAGTGATAATATTTCGCAGGGGCACGAAGGTGGCAATGCCAGCCTGCCCTCCCGGAACCTGATAGCCAACAGTGCGGAATGTGTACTCACCGCACACTGCTACGACGGTCTCATCGGCCTGCATTGCTGTGATAAAAACGGTCCTGGCTTTGCTATGGCCCTTGCTCGTACCAACTATCCGGGATTGATTGTCAGTGGTGGAAGTATTCTGCCGGGTTGCCATAACGGACAGGACATCTCCATTCTGGACGTTTATGACTCGCAGTCCGCTGTGGCTGTTGGAGCCATGGACGAAAAGGATGCCGATGCGATTCTGAAAGCGGCCTGCCCGGGCCCGGGGGGCTGTGGTATCGCGGCTTCCTTCAATACCTGGGGCATCGCGATGGAGGCCATCGGACTGATGCTGCCATCCAGTAGTTCGATTCCGGCGGTGGACCAAGGTAAACGAACTGAATGTCGCCGTGTGGGGGCGGCGATGCTTCAATTGCTGAAACAAAACATTCGTCCTCGTGATATTCTGACCAGTGCCTCGTTTCGCAATGCAGCCGTTTCCATCGCAGCCGCAGGGGGGTCTACGAACGGAATTCTTCATCTGTTGGCGCTCGCAAGGGAAGCCGACGTTGACTTTACCTTACGGGATTTGCAGCCACTGCTCCGCGACACACCTGTGTTATGCAGCTTTGCGCCTCGCAGCAGCGGCACGATGTATGATCTTCATAAAATCGGCGGGACCCCCGTGCTGCTCAAACATCTTCTCGATTCTGACCTGCTGGACGGATCCTGCCTAACCGTGACCGGCAGGACACTTGAGGAAGATCTTGCAGAGGTTGCTTCACCGGATTCCGATCAGGACCTGATTGTTTCCCGGGAGAACTGTTTCAAGGCCTATGCCGACATGCAGGTCTGCTTTGGTAACCTGGCACCCCACGGTATGGTTTTCAAAGTGAACAACATGGACCAGCCGGTTTTTGAAGGAACCGCGGCGTGTTTCGAAGATCCTCGAGATATTGTGAAGGCTGTGGAACGTGGTGATATCAAACCCGGAACGGTCGTAGTACTGCGGTACTGGGGACCGGTAGCCAGCGGAATGCCTGAAGTTCTGGTGGCCAGCAATGCGCTGACGGTTCCCGAGCTTGATGGCAGGGTGGCTATCATTACTGATACCCGGGTGTCCGGTGTGTCTCACGGTGCGATAGGGATTCATTGTTCTCCGGAGGCTGCTGTCGGGGGACCGATTGGCTGTGTCGAGAACGGCGACAGAATCCGCTACGACCTGCTGAACGGGACAGTGGATGTGCTGGTCGATAATGATGTGCTTGAAGCTCGTCGCTCTGCCCTGCCTGCCTGGAAACCCCGCGAACCATTTCGAGGTTATCTCGCAGATTTTTCGGCCACTGTATCTCAGGCTCACGACGGCTGCGTCAGCAACAGTGCGCCTGGGTGTCGCCGTCGTTGA
- a CDS encoding HAMP domain-containing histidine kinase, translating into MFFLRNIHRRLITGFSLALSLSIALASVGAIGLIWHQQKIDELEYVLEKGPDRNELVRSFFEIDSSANIQIDSPDPDGVFSLQLRFDKAVQNSRNALDRFRVRVEDMKLRPTDESRMLIRQRPIFLKHLNKIGGHLLRLYHMGRGLTDVTNAGKEVQAGQLHQFRKQVRTVVDTLHGKVRNLPAYQDPKYLTRSLEKEKKLSRRLLIALGAIAAGTMISIIVMWYCGFRWVSNPLQEITSGASRIAEGDPNFRIPPVSRWKDEFSLLRTNVNLMADRFQDAERDLNRKVRERSQQLLRSERLAGLGFLAAGVAHEINNPLSIIRVAADTLDYRLHESLPETDPDRDEILQRLSMIRNESARCGDITARILDFSRGDQPTARVDNITGVVQTVLAMVRPMPTYRDREITFERTKPLLVMMNAAQIKQVLLNLIFNALQATKPGGRVDIRLVEQCDWVVIEIEDDGCGMSEETMAQLFEPFYSTKPTGTGTGLGMCITHRIIEDHQGTIEPLSPGDGQGSLFRVRLPLRQTNRDVA; encoded by the coding sequence GTGTTTTTTCTGAGGAATATCCATCGGCGACTGATTACAGGGTTTTCTTTGGCGTTATCGCTGTCGATTGCTCTGGCAAGTGTTGGCGCCATTGGTCTGATCTGGCATCAGCAGAAAATCGACGAACTGGAATACGTCCTTGAAAAAGGCCCGGACCGAAATGAATTGGTCCGATCTTTTTTTGAAATCGACTCCAGTGCAAATATCCAGATCGACTCACCCGATCCGGATGGTGTCTTCAGCCTGCAGTTGCGGTTTGACAAGGCTGTGCAGAACAGTCGGAATGCACTGGACAGGTTTCGAGTCCGCGTCGAAGACATGAAGCTCAGACCGACTGACGAATCCCGTATGCTGATCAGACAACGGCCCATCTTCCTCAAACACCTGAACAAAATCGGAGGACACCTTCTGCGACTGTATCATATGGGGCGCGGGCTGACAGACGTTACAAACGCTGGTAAAGAAGTACAGGCCGGTCAACTTCATCAATTCCGTAAGCAGGTAAGGACTGTTGTAGACACACTCCACGGTAAGGTGCGAAATTTGCCTGCATATCAGGATCCAAAGTACCTCACCCGGTCTCTGGAAAAAGAGAAAAAATTGTCGAGGCGACTGCTGATTGCCCTGGGTGCCATCGCTGCCGGAACCATGATCTCAATTATCGTTATGTGGTATTGTGGATTTCGGTGGGTCTCTAATCCACTCCAGGAAATTACCAGTGGAGCATCCCGGATCGCGGAAGGAGATCCAAATTTCAGGATCCCACCCGTGTCACGCTGGAAGGACGAATTTTCTTTGCTGCGAACCAATGTCAACCTGATGGCGGATCGGTTTCAGGATGCAGAACGCGACCTGAATCGCAAAGTTCGGGAACGTAGTCAGCAACTGCTCCGCTCAGAACGATTGGCGGGCCTTGGCTTTCTGGCCGCCGGCGTCGCTCATGAAATCAACAATCCTCTGTCGATCATTCGGGTGGCGGCGGACACTCTGGATTACAGATTACATGAAAGCCTGCCGGAAACGGATCCCGATCGGGACGAGATCCTGCAACGACTCAGCATGATTCGCAATGAGTCCGCGCGGTGCGGAGACATAACAGCCCGTATTCTGGATTTTTCACGAGGAGATCAACCTACTGCCCGCGTCGACAATATTACCGGCGTTGTGCAAACAGTGCTGGCGATGGTACGCCCGATGCCCACCTATCGTGATCGAGAAATCACCTTCGAACGAACGAAACCGCTTTTAGTGATGATGAACGCAGCACAGATCAAACAGGTGCTGCTGAATCTGATCTTCAACGCTCTGCAGGCAACTAAACCTGGCGGACGGGTTGATATCCGACTGGTTGAACAGTGCGACTGGGTTGTGATTGAAATCGAGGACGATGGCTGTGGGATGTCAGAGGAAACGATGGCTCAACTGTTCGAACCGTTTTATTCGACAAAGCCGACCGGAACGGGAACCGGACTGGGCATGTGTATTACTCATCGAATTATTGAAGATCATCAGGGAACGATTGAGCCGTTGAGTCCCGGAGATGGACAGGGCAGCCTGTTTCGCGTCAGACTCCCCCTCCGACAGACAAATCGTGATGTCGCCTGA
- a CDS encoding MlaD family protein — protein sequence MNDSRREFHVGLMVIVAVAVIVIMVFRFGDIGQSFKPGMNVGIILPSASGVLPQTPVLFRGVTIGRVQIIELMPDGNGVHLNTKIDSGYSFPTDSTATVTRSLLGDAVIDIEPGSGNRSVRAGDQISGKSPPDATAVIAGLEQRVSATLSSFEHTGEQWSRLAENLNRMLESAGPDGVNPVEQTTLALHQFTRTMSAAEETLTAAGSLLNDPNYRRQLKRTMQALPQILHETQSTLYSVQTVIKRMDSAVATVNNTVEPLARQSDQLVSDLASSIHNVQKMTSDLAAVSRSMNVKNGSLNKLLTDPSMYQNLDRTANSLDLLLQNLKPVISDLQVFSDKIARHPELLGVRGIVRGSDGAKNDSVRPAGFERR from the coding sequence ATGAATGATTCCCGGCGAGAATTTCATGTAGGACTGATGGTCATTGTGGCCGTAGCGGTCATCGTCATTATGGTATTTCGTTTTGGTGACATTGGACAATCGTTCAAACCGGGCATGAATGTCGGAATCATATTGCCGTCGGCTTCCGGAGTCCTTCCTCAAACTCCGGTTCTGTTTCGCGGCGTAACGATCGGCCGGGTACAGATAATCGAACTAATGCCGGACGGAAACGGAGTGCACCTGAACACAAAAATTGATTCCGGATATTCGTTCCCGACCGATTCCACAGCAACGGTCACTCGTTCTCTACTGGGCGACGCGGTCATTGATATCGAACCCGGGTCCGGCAACCGGTCCGTGCGAGCAGGAGATCAAATCTCAGGGAAAAGTCCGCCGGATGCAACTGCCGTGATTGCCGGGCTCGAACAGCGAGTCTCTGCGACACTTTCCTCGTTTGAACACACTGGTGAACAGTGGAGCCGCCTTGCCGAAAACCTGAATCGGATGCTGGAGTCGGCCGGTCCTGACGGGGTCAACCCGGTGGAGCAGACCACCCTGGCACTTCATCAGTTCACACGAACAATGAGTGCTGCTGAAGAAACCCTGACGGCAGCGGGCTCGCTGCTGAACGACCCGAACTACCGAAGACAACTCAAAAGAACGATGCAGGCACTGCCACAGATCCTCCATGAGACACAATCAACACTGTATTCTGTTCAAACCGTCATCAAACGTATGGATTCAGCTGTTGCAACAGTCAACAACACGGTTGAACCGCTCGCTCGTCAAAGCGATCAACTGGTATCCGATCTTGCCTCATCGATACACAATGTGCAGAAAATGACGTCAGATCTTGCCGCTGTTTCGCGTTCGATGAACGTAAAAAACGGAAGTTTAAACAAACTTCTGACAGATCCGTCTATGTATCAGAACCTGGATCGCACGGCGAATTCACTCGATCTGCTGCTGCAGAATCTGAAACCGGTCATCTCAGACCTGCAGGTCTTCAGTGACAAGATCGCTCGACACCCCGAATTGCTGGGAGTTCGCGGTATTGTTCGTGGAAGCGACGGAGCCAAGAACGACTCTGTCCGACCGGCTGGATTCGAACGACGGTGA
- a CDS encoding M3 family metallopeptidase: protein MALEHSDNPILRTSGIPSYDAIQPGHVESGITEMLRRAEQLLTSLEKQPARGWDSLMNPLEKIDLLYEYGWNAVGHLLSVVNSDELRQAHETVLPAVVEFGLRIAQSQPLYQQMCCLRDGDTWNELSACRQRIITLAIQNAELSGIGLDPRDKNEFNRSQKRLSQLGSDFANHVLDSIKAFHRDLTESEDAEGLPDSFRRMAAAAWSQAAENKGQEATPESGPWRITLDAPSFGPFMEHCRNRDLREIVYRAWISRASDGELNNEPLIAEILKLRNLQAKLLGFNNYAELSLSRKMAGTVDRVDAMFQQLLTKSLEKGQQELDEITRYANGHGHEGPLAHWDLPFWAERLREERFAFTDEELRPYFSLDRVLSGLFDLCERLFGISVVRTDKKAPRWHDDVRYYEIRNEKSEYIAAFYLDPYSRPENKRGGAWMNDCITRSVTPSQARLPIAHLICNGTPPVGNVPSLMTFREVETLFHEFGHGLQHMLTVIDDRDAAGISGVEWDAVELPSQFMENWCYHRPTLLGMAVHHESGETLPEELFERICAARTYRAATAMLRQLLFGMTDIELHSSFDPDGSETAFDVFQKISEATSSMPVLPENRFLCSFQHIFSGGYSAGYYSYKWAEVLSADAFGAFEDAGLDDETAVAETGRRFRDTVLAQGGSRHPMDIFREFRGREPTVDALLRHCGLTK, encoded by the coding sequence ATGGCGTTAGAACATTCAGACAATCCAATCCTGCGGACATCAGGAATTCCGAGCTACGATGCAATTCAGCCAGGTCATGTGGAGTCGGGAATCACAGAAATGCTCAGGCGGGCGGAACAACTACTCACTTCGCTGGAAAAGCAACCTGCCAGGGGGTGGGACAGCCTGATGAATCCGCTGGAAAAAATTGACCTGCTTTACGAATATGGCTGGAATGCTGTTGGACACCTGTTGAGTGTGGTCAACAGTGATGAACTTCGGCAGGCACACGAAACTGTTTTACCGGCGGTAGTCGAGTTTGGCCTGCGAATCGCGCAAAGTCAGCCGCTCTATCAGCAAATGTGCTGTCTTCGTGATGGCGACACCTGGAACGAACTCTCGGCATGTCGGCAACGGATTATCACGCTGGCCATTCAAAATGCAGAACTCTCGGGGATCGGACTGGATCCCCGAGACAAAAATGAATTCAACAGGAGCCAGAAACGACTCTCTCAACTGGGGTCTGATTTCGCTAATCATGTTCTCGATTCCATCAAAGCCTTCCACCGGGATCTCACTGAATCCGAAGATGCAGAGGGACTTCCGGACAGCTTCCGCAGAATGGCAGCCGCTGCCTGGTCTCAGGCAGCGGAAAACAAAGGACAGGAAGCGACACCTGAGTCTGGACCATGGCGCATCACGCTTGATGCACCTTCATTCGGACCTTTTATGGAACACTGCCGCAACCGGGACCTCCGCGAGATCGTCTATCGTGCCTGGATCAGCCGGGCGTCAGACGGAGAATTAAATAATGAACCGTTAATCGCCGAGATCCTGAAGCTGAGGAATCTCCAGGCGAAACTTCTGGGATTCAACAACTACGCAGAGCTCAGTCTGTCACGAAAGATGGCCGGAACAGTCGATCGTGTTGATGCCATGTTCCAACAGCTCCTGACAAAGTCACTCGAAAAAGGGCAGCAGGAACTGGACGAAATAACAAGATACGCAAACGGTCACGGCCATGAAGGTCCACTGGCGCACTGGGACCTGCCTTTTTGGGCCGAACGCCTGCGTGAAGAACGCTTTGCTTTCACCGACGAAGAACTGCGACCATATTTTTCACTGGATCGAGTGCTCAGCGGACTCTTTGATTTATGCGAACGACTGTTCGGAATCTCCGTCGTCAGAACAGACAAAAAAGCGCCGCGGTGGCACGATGACGTCCGCTACTATGAAATCAGGAATGAAAAGAGTGAATACATCGCTGCGTTCTATCTGGATCCCTACTCGCGTCCTGAAAACAAGCGAGGCGGAGCATGGATGAATGACTGCATCACACGATCGGTAACTCCGTCACAAGCGCGGCTTCCAATCGCCCATCTGATCTGTAACGGCACACCGCCGGTAGGCAACGTGCCGTCACTCATGACCTTTCGAGAAGTCGAAACGCTGTTCCATGAATTCGGGCACGGCCTTCAGCACATGTTGACTGTGATTGATGACCGTGACGCAGCAGGAATCAGTGGAGTGGAGTGGGATGCCGTGGAATTACCCAGTCAGTTCATGGAAAACTGGTGTTATCATCGACCAACGTTGCTGGGTATGGCTGTACATCATGAATCAGGTGAGACGCTGCCGGAAGAACTCTTTGAAAGAATCTGTGCGGCACGGACTTACCGTGCCGCCACCGCGATGCTGCGTCAGCTACTGTTTGGCATGACAGACATTGAACTTCATTCCTCATTTGATCCGGACGGCAGTGAAACTGCATTTGATGTATTTCAAAAGATCTCGGAGGCAACGTCATCAATGCCGGTATTGCCGGAGAATCGATTCCTTTGTTCGTTCCAGCATATTTTTTCCGGTGGATATTCAGCCGGATACTACAGCTACAAGTGGGCTGAAGTGCTCAGTGCTGACGCATTCGGAGCCTTTGAGGATGCCGGGCTGGACGACGAAACTGCCGTCGCGGAAACCGGCAGACGATTCCGTGACACAGTTCTGGCACAGGGGGGCAGTCGTCACCCCATGGACATCTTTAGGGAGTTCCGCGGACGTGAACCCACTGTCGACGCACTCCTTCGTCACTGCGGGCTGACGAAGTGA
- a CDS encoding ABC transporter permease translates to MQAAAVQLSSGIGRIVTSLLQETGALAIFSVSILRRLFGSLPRRQILFPVLYEIGVRSVPVVLVTGSFIGMVLAVQAYTQFKLLHMESRLGAIITMTLVSELGPVLAATMLAGRVGSAMAAELGTMRVTEQISAISALGADPLRYLVVPRFIACVLLIPLLAAFGDAIGMFSGWAFSTRMLGVNSYQYWSYAIDFVTAWDIMAGLVKSIFFGCSIAIIACHRGFHCGSGAEGVGRAATESFVLSFIAILGLDFLLTVLLNTSYYLIWPQAVSL, encoded by the coding sequence ATGCAGGCTGCCGCCGTTCAACTCAGTTCAGGCATCGGACGCATTGTCACCAGTCTCCTCCAGGAAACTGGCGCACTTGCGATTTTCTCGGTGTCGATATTGAGACGTCTCTTTGGCAGTCTGCCGAGACGCCAGATCCTGTTCCCCGTTTTGTATGAAATTGGGGTTCGCAGCGTTCCCGTCGTCCTGGTAACCGGATCATTCATTGGAATGGTACTGGCCGTCCAGGCGTACACCCAGTTCAAATTACTGCACATGGAATCCAGACTGGGCGCGATCATCACGATGACGCTCGTGTCTGAGCTGGGACCGGTCCTGGCTGCTACCATGCTGGCCGGTCGGGTCGGTTCCGCAATGGCGGCAGAACTGGGTACAATGCGTGTCACCGAGCAAATCAGCGCCATCTCAGCGTTGGGAGCAGATCCACTGCGGTATCTGGTTGTTCCCCGATTCATAGCCTGTGTCCTACTGATCCCTCTGCTGGCAGCTTTTGGTGACGCCATCGGAATGTTCTCGGGCTGGGCATTCAGCACCCGGATGCTGGGAGTCAACAGCTATCAGTACTGGTCTTATGCAATTGACTTCGTAACAGCCTGGGACATCATGGCCGGACTGGTCAAAAGCATTTTTTTTGGCTGCAGTATTGCGATCATTGCATGCCACCGCGGTTTTCACTGTGGATCAGGAGCGGAAGGTGTCGGCCGCGCAGCTACGGAATCGTTTGTACTGTCTTTTATCGCCATTCTGGGACTGGATTTCCTTCTCACCGTTCTGCTGAATACCTCCTACTATTTAATCTGGCCTCAGGCGGTGTCTCTGTGA